In Vicia villosa cultivar HV-30 ecotype Madison, WI linkage group LG7, Vvil1.0, whole genome shotgun sequence, the DNA window ACTATAGATTTGTCAAAGACTCTAAGTTTATTTTTGAGATTGATGAAATAAGATGTAAACAAATGTTTGGTGAGAATATTTGTTCATGAGACACTACTACACTTTTGTTCATTGTTTTATCTCTGACATGGAATATGTCAAGCTTCAAGTGTTTTATTCTTCTATGGAGAGTTGATTGTTTGTCAAAAAGATTGTGCTTAAAATTGTCGCATAATAATTAAGCATTATGAAACTTAAGTTACATTTAAGAGAGAAGGGATTGAAGCACACATATTTCTTTGTTGGTAGACggcttttttatatatatttttctaaattgaTGTCTTTTCTCCTCTTCTTCGTTCGAATATTGAAgaaatttcttcatcttcattgtcATTTCTTAAACAAGAGACTCCTTCATTTGATGTTGAATCTTCCAAAAATAGTTCAACTATTGAGTATGTTCTTTCAAAGAATTGCATAGGAGTTGTATGATAGGAATATGATGAGGATGATGATTCTTTAATTTGGATTCTTTGATCTTTAAGTAATTGAACTAGTTCGATCAACTTTTCTACAGTTTTCTTCTTTCTTAGTTTTTCCTGATATTCATGAAGGCTCCTATCTTTTGATTTTAAAAGTGagttaaattttgaattttgaattcttaAATATTTGTTAGTGATACAGTTCATAATTTCcaatattttttaactttgaaaaatatCAATGAGTGGTATCTACTTCACCTCGTGTGTTCATCTTCTCTTATTCAATACTTGGAGAAACTCTATATATACAAAAGTATCTCACATTTCTTTGGCGGTGTTGCAATGAAGAACATGGTAAATTTTGCTATCATTTGGAGACATTGTTATAAGGCTCttagttttaaaatttatttcaaacTTTTCTCTTTCCTTTACATGATGAGTAGGTATAATCAGACCATTGACTATTGTTTTCCACAATTCATGatttaaattttggaaaaaaaatctaaaCCTAGCTTGTCGTATATTAAATTTACTATCACTAAAAAGTGGtggtgtgtttagaaaagattttttgTTAGAAGTTATCTTCCTCCTGAGACGATTAGTCCTTAAACAAGAGTtagactctgataccacttgttggacatgagacttcacacacaagagggaGGTGAATTGTGTGGTTTAGAAAAAAGTGATTTTAACATTTTTCGGAGtaaaatcaaagtttaaaaacAGTTTTTAATACTTAGCAGCGAAAATGAAATGCAGAATATAAATTGTAGAAATTAAAAGGATAGGGAAAAAAGAACACTAAAAATTATAGAGGTTTGGTCAAAACAAAATGACCAACTCCTCTCCCAAAGAACATATCTTGGGTTTCCAATAGACTTGAAAGTTTTTAATAGGATGTACTCACGAACCCCCTTATTCAAAGAAAGATGGTTGACCTTCAACCAAACAATACAAGAATTCGGAATATGGCAGTTTGAGTATTCTCTTCCAAACGGTAGATCGAAGCGGTTAGTCTCATTTTCACAAACAAGAATCTTAAAGTGGTTAGTCTTCAAGTTCTTAAACCTTGCAAACTTTTATCACGGGCTGAGCTCATGAACCTTAAACATTGATTTTACACGGGCTAACCAATAACCTGGGAGATTTTAATACCAGGCTAATCTCGAATCTTATCCAAACTTTTACCACATGTTAAACTTTAACCTAATCTTGGTTTTACCATGGGCTAATCTTGAACCTAAACACATGCTTGATCACACAATCCCCAAACCAAAGCTTTTACGAGTGTACCTTCTAACCCAAACAAAAAATTCCAAATAATTATTATGTTCAACCAAGATATAAACAAAGGTTCCTTGGTGAACTTACAATACTACCATTCCAGAATTACAATTTAATTCTCACTCACAAAAAGACTTTTCTCACAAAGACACTAAGGCTAAAGTATTAGTgaaagaaagtaaaaaaaaagaagtttttgagaGAGATGGAGAGAGTGAGTTGTGCCAAAACACGATTCTGGATGAAATGAAATATGGGAAggaacctctatttatagcatAAAGGTTGGCCCAAAAAAGAATTTCAAATAAATGCATGTATGAAAATCTAATCGATTAATATATTATTACAATCGATTAGAAGTTCGAAATATAATCGAGTGTAAGTTCAAAATaggatgaaaaaaaaaagatatctCGTTGTTGCACATTATTAAACCGATGTCCTAATCGCTTGATACTCAATTTTGAATTGAGCCAACTGATTAGACAAAAGTGCTAATCGATTAGATGAGTCGAAAAATTTTTCATAGCTATTTTGGAATAGCTCCTAATTCATCTAGCATAACTTCAAGACActtttgaagatattttcttgaAGTGTTATATTTGTCAGATGTTTTCTCTTTTGTAGACACTCACTTGAGTAGCTTGAGATAAAATTTTAGTTACATTCCATTTAATTGCTATCATCAGATAATTAAGTTTGTATCTTTATCCGCTTAATTATTTGTACTTGACTTATTAGAAGACATTAGTTGtcattattaaaatttatttaaattatattgaagcatgaattaatattttttataaatgtttTCATGAATTCATGAACATATATATAAGAAATCCTACCGTTTTTTCACCCATTATTTATTTTCCCACGGCAAAAATCACAACTTTGGATCAAACGCAAGAAGAACAACACAATGACAGTTGCAACGACAATTTCCCTTGGAAATCGAAATTCATTGTTGATATCTCTTCTTCTAATTTCATGTTCACTTGACTTCTTCTGTATCTCTCCCCTCCTCGCCAAATCTTCTCCTCACCCAATCTCTGTCTGTATCATACCAATTTCCTTTTTTGATTTCAGTTTCTTTAACCCTTTTGGATTTTAATTTCTGGGTATTGTTCAATTTTTTGCAGGATGTTCAAGTTAGGAGCAACAAGCTTCAATGCTATGCTGATATTGACAGGTTTTCACCATTCTCCACTTTGTATATAAATGTTCTTAAAAATACCCTTTTGCGCATACAGATCTCTTCAACTTTGAGGGGGTATCtttgtaaaaagaaatttatatATACGGTCTATTATACTGatcagatacattgattattgaatgaataaaaaaaataaactttcTCGGATCGAGGTAAAAGTAGctagtaatttgaattttgaaatgatgGATGTATTTAGAGACATGTTTTTTTAACCTTATACTTAGTGAAATTGTATTATGTTTTTGGTCTGTGGTTGTGTCCACCACCAAACGCATAGAGTATTGTTTTATATGGCTTTCCTTCAAAGTTAAGCATAAACTAAATTTACTAATGACTTCAAAATCTATAATGACTTATTGCATTACATTACACTCTTCCTTTTGAAGACATCATCATTACATGACACAAATCGTTTACATAAAGCTTTAGCAAACCACATAAACCACCATCCACTACTGCAATTCTCCCTCCACCATGTTTCTTGTTTTTGTCTTTCTCCTCCAATTGTGTTTCTTTCCTCACATTGGTTTTTCATCTCATTGTACCACAGAAACATCTactaaaacttttcaaaaatgtATGAACCTTCCTACTCAACAGGCTTCTATAGCATGGACTTTCTACCCTCATAACTCCACCTTGGAAGTAGTTTTCTTTGGAACTTTCATTTCGCCTTCTGGGTGGGTTGGATGGGGGATCAACCCGACTTCACCGGAGATGACGGGAACTCGTGCTTTAATAGCCTTTTCCGACCCAACCACGGGTCAAATAGTCTTACTCCCTTACATTCTAGACCCGAATGTGAAGTTACAAAAATCTCCATTACTCTCTCGACCCTTGGACATTGGCCTTGTCTCTTCCACGGCAGCTATGTATGGTGGCAAAATGGCCACCATACACAACGGCGCCCCCATCCAAATCTACGCCACAATCAAACTTGAATCAAACAAAACCAAAATCCACCTTATTTGGAACCGAGGGCTTTATGTTCAAGGCTACTCGCCTACCATTCATCCAACCACATCCATTGACCTCTCTTCCATTGCCACCTTTGATGTGTTGTCAGGTTCTTCAGCTCCTCAACACACAGACCTCACAATGCTTAGAGTAATCCACGGCACCATGAATGCCATCTCATGGGGTATTCTCTTGCCAATGGGAGCCATAACTGCACGTTACTTTAGACCCATTCAAGCACTAGGTCCTGCATGGTTCTATGCTCATGCAGGAATACAATTGTTTGCTTTTGTTCTTGGAACTGTGGGATTCGCCATTGGCATTCGCCTTGGGCAATTGTCTCCGGGAGTGGAGTACAAGCTCCATAGGAAGCTTGGAATCGCCGTGTTTTGCCTTGGAGCTTTGCAGACTTTGGCATTGTTATTTAGGCCAGACACTAGGAACAAGTTCAGGAAGTATTGGAAATCGTACCACCACTTTGTTGGGTACTCTTGCGTGGTGCTTGGGTTTGTGAATGTGTTTCAGGGATTTGAAGTGATGGGGGCCAGCAGGTCCTATGCCAAGTTGAGTTACTGTTTGGGACTTTCTACTCTGATTGGTGTTTCCATAGCTTTGGAGGTGAACTCTTGGGTGGTGTTCTGTAGGAAATCTAAGGAAGAGAAAATGAGGAGAGAGGGACTTATTGGAACTTCTGACAAAGGGAGTAGTGGCATTCACTCCTGAGAGGAGAATACATACGCACATACTTTGTAGCTGAAAAACTGTGGAAGAGAATATATAATGTTGCTCCACTTTTTGTTAAGAGTAAATAGTTTAATTTGATGCTGAAAAATACTGCTTGTGTTATTTTAGTCCCGAAAGTTTCTTTTATAAGATGAATTTGTTATTGGGTGGAGAGTTTTGGGAACAAAGTTATATTTATTGAAAGTTATATGTAATGTTTGGAAACTGTAGTTGATGCAGTGTTACAGATTTTCTATTAACCTGTTTTCCATCGTTATAACTCAGATATgtttgcttctggttcagtgcTATATATCGTGATTTTGGCAGTTGCACAC includes these proteins:
- the LOC131616160 gene encoding cytochrome b561 and DOMON domain-containing protein At2g04850 encodes the protein MFLVFVFLLQLCFFPHIGFSSHCTTETSTKTFQKCMNLPTQQASIAWTFYPHNSTLEVVFFGTFISPSGWVGWGINPTSPEMTGTRALIAFSDPTTGQIVLLPYILDPNVKLQKSPLLSRPLDIGLVSSTAAMYGGKMATIHNGAPIQIYATIKLESNKTKIHLIWNRGLYVQGYSPTIHPTTSIDLSSIATFDVLSGSSAPQHTDLTMLRVIHGTMNAISWGILLPMGAITARYFRPIQALGPAWFYAHAGIQLFAFVLGTVGFAIGIRLGQLSPGVEYKLHRKLGIAVFCLGALQTLALLFRPDTRNKFRKYWKSYHHFVGYSCVVLGFVNVFQGFEVMGASRSYAKLSYCLGLSTLIGVSIALEVNSWVVFCRKSKEEKMRREGLIGTSDKGSSGIHS